The genomic region CGATCGTGACCGCCGAAGTCGGGATGATCATGTTGGTGAACCCATCCCCAAACTGGTAGGCAAGCACCGCGGTCTGGCGTGTGATTCCGGATAGATCGGCAAGGGGCGCCAGGACCGGCATGGTCAGGGCAGCCTTTGTCGTACCGGACGGAATGAAGAAATTCACGCACAGCTGGATGAAATACTGGACATAGGCGGACAGAATCGGATGAATTCCGCCAAAGAGGTTTGAGCTTGCATGGAGGATCGTGTCAATAATTCTCCCGTCTTCGAGGAGTACGAGAATCCCCGCCGCCAGGCCGACAAGGAGTGCCGCCCCGGCAATATCCTTTGCTCCCTGAAGAAATTCAGTTGCAATATCGTTGATCTTCATGCGGGACAGAAAACCGGTGAGGATTCCCATGGCTATAAAGAGTCCGGCAAGCTCCCGGATGTACCACTGCCAGACAATGACACCGATAAAGAGCATGACAATCGTGGTCCCCAGCAGACCGAGAACCAGTCCGTGCCTCAGGCTGAACGACCCTTCGGCCCTGGTTTCTTCCGCGAGCTTTGAACGTTTTTTACCATCGAGATCGACCATGGAGCTCAGTTCAGGGTTTTTTCGGATTGTTTCGGCGTATCGAAGAACCCAGATTACCGTGAGCAGGGTGACAAAGAACCAGATGCCCACGCGGTACTCCCAGCCGCTGACGGGGGGAAGCCCGGAGAGCTTCTGGGCGATCTGCACCGTAAAGGGGTTGAAAAATGCAGTGGCAAAACCCACACCGGCTGCGAGAAAGGAAAAACAGAGACCGACGATGGAATCGTAACCGAGGGACAGGGCCAGAGGAACGAAGATCAGAACAAAGGGCATGGCCTCCTCGCACATGCCGAAAAAGGCACCGAAAAAAGAGAAGGTAAACATGGTGATCACCACGATCAGCTTGCGTCTGTGTCCCATGCGCAAAACCAGAGCGTTGACGCCGGCGGCAATGGCGCCCGATTTGTTCAGAATCTGAAATGCGCCCCCGATAAAGAAAATGAAGGCAATGATTTCCGCAAGGCGGACAAAGCCGGACAGAGGGGCCATAAAGAGTTCAAGAAGCTGAGGATCCTTGTCTATCCTTGTAAACGATCCCTTGACCACGGTTTCGCTTCCATCGGGCTGCTGG from Thermoanaerobaculia bacterium harbors:
- a CDS encoding TIGR00366 family protein produces the protein MKEIKVPHPFVIVFALLIFASLLTLVVPGGQFERIQQPDGSETVVKGSFTRIDKDPQLLELFMAPLSGFVRLAEIIAFIFFIGGAFQILNKSGAIAAGVNALVLRMGHRRKLIVVITMFTFSFFGAFFGMCEEAMPFVLIFVPLALSLGYDSIVGLCFSFLAAGVGFATAFFNPFTVQIAQKLSGLPPVSGWEYRVGIWFFVTLLTVIWVLRYAETIRKNPELSSMVDLDGKKRSKLAEETRAEGSFSLRHGLVLGLLGTTIVMLFIGVIVWQWYIRELAGLFIAMGILTGFLSRMKINDIATEFLQGAKDIAGAALLVGLAAGILVLLEDGRIIDTILHASSNLFGGIHPILSAYVQYFIQLCVNFFIPSGTTKAALTMPVLAPLADLSGITRQTAVLAYQFGDGFTNMIIPTSAVTIGTLELAGVPFEKWFRWLLPLEIIFVILSLILLIPPVLLHW